The Electrophorus electricus isolate fEleEle1 chromosome 19, fEleEle1.pri, whole genome shotgun sequence genome has a segment encoding these proteins:
- the LOC118240123 gene encoding uncharacterized protein LOC118240123, with amino-acid sequence MRTFEDSTKYRFARAFENGHFTVSVSEVMFDLIINDVSEDDIGTYFCGTVKANVVEFGSGTLLLFQAEKIKWQLQTEMVFKDREYSTVQCSLQAVTESCSGEHSVYWFRHGSNKSRPEIIYTHGNRSDQCKTDSDAGSPTWTCVYDLPRSYTRHSDGGTYYCAVAACGEILFGNGTKVDVEEYNLWIVIALATSSIFNIIMVVLVGILFKNQQKGASNYNQSHINQAEDFDVSNYTAVRFTQKPLRYPESKTVKMLKCLMI; translated from the exons ATGAGAACATTTGAGGATAGTACAAAGTACAGATTTGCTCGAGCATTTGAAAATGGCCACTTCACTGTTTCTGTGAGTGAAGTGATGTTTGACCTCATTATTAATGATGTCTCAGAAGATGACATTGGAACATACTTCTGTGGAACAGTGAAGGCAAATGTTGTAGAGTTTGGATCTGGGACCCTTCTGCTATTTCAAG CTGAAAAGATCAAGTGGCAGCTTCAGACTGAAATGGTTTTCAAGGACAGAGAATATTCTACAGTCCAGTGTTCACTACAAGCTGTTACTGAGAGTTGCTCAGGAGAACACAGTGTCTACTGGTTCAGACATGGCTCAAACAAATCTCGTCCAgaaatcatttacactcatgGAAACAGGAGTGATCAGTGTAAGACAGACTCTGATGCCGGATCTCCTACATGGACTTGTGTCTACGACCTTCCCAGGAGTTACACCAGACATTCTGATGGTGGAACTTATTACTGTGCTGTGGCTGCATGTGGGGAAATACTCTTTGGAAATGGAACTAAAGTTGATGTTGAAG AATATAATCTCTGGATTGTTATTGCACTGGCAACATCCagtatatttaacattattatgGTAGTTTTGGTTGGaattctatttaaaaatcaacagaaag GTGCTTCCAATTACAATCAAAGTCACATAAATCAG GCTGAGGACTTTGATGTGTCAAACTACACGGCTGTGAGATTTACACAGAAACCTTTGCGATATCCAGAGTCAAAGACAGTCAAGATGTTGAAATGCTTAATGATATGA